Part of the Candidatus Atribacteria bacterium ADurb.Bin276 genome is shown below.
CCGTTGCATGCTATGAAATTTCCTGAAAATGAAATAAAAAGTCGAGTCCAACGATTAGCAGAAATTTTAGAATTAACTGATGTAATGACTAAATATCCAAAAGGTTTAAGTGGAGGCCATCAACAAAGAGTTTCCCTTGCTCGAGCACTGGTTCGAGATGCTGATGTATATTTGTTAGATGAACCAATTTCCCACTTAGATACCAAAATGAGAAACCGTATGAGAGCAGAATTGAAAAGAATACATGGAGAATTGGGGAAAACCATGATTTATGTTACACACGATCAGATTGAAGCATTAGCAATGGCCGACAAGGTTGTGGTAATGAATTTTGGAGTTATTCAACAGGTTGGTACACCACAAGAGATATACTTTAAACCACAAAATTTGTTTGTAGCTGACTTTGTGGGAGAGCCTCCAATGAATTTTGTTGATTGTTCTATTGAACTTAAAGAAAAAAGTTTTATTCTGTTGTTTTCAGGCCACTCAGTTGAAATTCACGATGAGCAAAAAGTTGCGAAACTCAGGGAATTGGAGAACATCTTATCAAGAAAATGGATTTTCGGTATTCGCCCAACGAATCTACAAATATTTAAGGATGAATCCAATAACAGTTCCAATTTGATTCCAGGAATTATTTTTGCGGTTGAACCATTAGGGGATTCGAAAATTATTCACGTTCTTTGTGGTGATAAAACACTTTTGGTCGAGACTACCCCTGATTTTTTTGGATTAGAAGATGAGAAGATTTTTTTAAAAATTGACAGTGATTACCTGTTGCTTTTTGATAAAGAAACCGAGCAAATGGTATTATAATAATGAAGATGGATCTTAAATCTTGGTATGTAATGAAAAGATAATTATCTTCTTTATTCTTTTTTGATAACGGTCATTAGAAAGCATCATAAGAAGTCATAATATTTGTAGCTTGGTTTAAATAGCAAAGTTTATAAATTTAAAAATATCATAGTTTTTTTGAAAGGAGGATTTTCTTTGAGACTCGAAAATAAAATTGCTATAGTAACCGGTGCTGGACAGGGAATAGGAAAAGCTATTGCGATTGGTTTAGCCAAAGAAGGAGCTTCGGTGGTTATTAATGATATAAATGAGAATAATTGCCAAGAAGTGGCTCGAATCATAGAACAAGACTACCACCGTCCCAGTTTGTTGGCTATTGGAGATGTCAGTTTACGAAATACTGCAGTGAAAATAAAAGAAGAAACCCTAAAAAAATTTAATCGAATTGATATTCTAGTCAATAATGCTGGGATTATGATATCCGGATTAGTGGTCGACTATAGAGAGGAGGACTGGGATAGGATTTTTGCTGTAAATGCAAAGAGTGTATTCTTAATGTGTCAAGAAATCGGTCGAGTTATGGTAGAACAGCAATCGGGGAAAATTATTAACGTTTCTTCTATAGGTGCAAAAAATGGAGATGTTGCCCAAGCTGCCTATGCTGCAACCAAAGCAGCTGTGATGAACTTTTCCCGGGCACTATCAAGAGAATTTGCGCCCTTGGGAATCAACGTTAACTCTATTTGCCCAGGTATTGTGGATACTCCATTAGGTCAGGTTAATTTAAATGATCCGGTCAAGAAAGAGAAATTCATCAAAATGACTCCTAAGGGAAGGATTAGTATTCCAGAAGATTTAGCTGGTATTACTGCTTTTCTGGCCAGCGATGATGCCGATTTTATTGTGGGACAGGCAATCAATGTTGATGGAGGAATCTTATATTATTAATTATTGAATTGTATATTTGTATATTTTTTATTTTTTGGGGGGATTAATCTAAAAAAATGAAGGGAGCTGTCGCTATTGCCTGCGGAATACATTTTAGGTATTGATTTGGGTACATCATCCCTAAAGGCATCGCTTCTCGACTTATATAATACCAAGATAATATCAGCATCAGTTGAACTGACTGTATCATATCCAGATTCTTATTCGGCCGAGCAAAATCCCTATGATTGGTGGGAAGCTTTTCGAACTTTAATTCAGAAAATAAAACAACTAATCGGAAGCCTAGATTCTATAAAAGCTATTGGTTTATCAGGACAAATGCTTGGTTTAATAAATCTTGACGGAAAAGGTCAACCCCTCAGGCCAGCATTGATTTGGTGTGATCAGAGAAGCTTTATTGAATTAAATGAAATAAGAGAAATGATTGGCGAAGAGAAGCTATTACAAAATACTGCCAACACACCGCTCACAGGATATTGGCTCCCCAAACTTTTATGGCTTCGTAAACACCAAAAGGATATTTTACAAAAATCCAGACATTATCTCCTTCCCAAAGATTATCTCCGTTATCGGTTAACCGATGAATATATCACTGAA
Proteins encoded:
- the ugpC_2 gene encoding sn-glycerol-3-phosphate import ATP-binding protein UgpC; protein product: MTLAKVELKKLWKKYGKVEAVKGIDLAIQDREFVAFLGPSGCGKTSTMRMIAGLEKITGGEIYIGNRLVNELDPGTRNIAMAFESYALYPPMTVFDNIAFPLHAMKFPENEIKSRVQRLAEILELTDVMTKYPKGLSGGHQQRVSLARALVRDADVYLLDEPISHLDTKMRNRMRAELKRIHGELGKTMIYVTHDQIEALAMADKVVVMNFGVIQQVGTPQEIYFKPQNLFVADFVGEPPMNFVDCSIELKEKSFILLFSGHSVEIHDEQKVAKLRELENILSRKWIFGIRPTNLQIFKDESNNSSNLIPGIIFAVEPLGDSKIIHVLCGDKTLLVETTPDFFGLEDEKIFLKIDSDYLLLFDKETEQMVL
- the fabG_3 gene encoding 3-oxoacyl-(acyl-carrier-protein) reductase FabG; the protein is MRLENKIAIVTGAGQGIGKAIAIGLAKEGASVVINDINENNCQEVARIIEQDYHRPSLLAIGDVSLRNTAVKIKEETLKKFNRIDILVNNAGIMISGLVVDYREEDWDRIFAVNAKSVFLMCQEIGRVMVEQQSGKIINVSSIGAKNGDVAQAAYAATKAAVMNFSRALSREFAPLGINVNSICPGIVDTPLGQVNLNDPVKKEKFIKMTPKGRISIPEDLAGITAFLASDDADFIVGQAINVDGGILYY